The Halorientalis sp. IM1011 genome window below encodes:
- a CDS encoding FxsA family protein, whose translation MLRIIGLLLLIPLLDIMLLFLVAGWIGPLYTVALVVLTALIGMLLVRAEGRHTLRKIQGKLAQGEPPTDELIDGGLLLVSGAMLLTPGIVTDLVGLVLVVPVTRYPVRLAAKKWVVTPYVDAKTSGFATGNVYVGGFPGGEGQGQPGPGQSGQGSQDTYDVDSDSYDVDDDSK comes from the coding sequence ATGCTCCGCATCATCGGGCTGCTCCTGCTCATCCCGCTTTTGGACATCATGCTGTTGTTCCTGGTTGCGGGCTGGATCGGGCCCCTCTACACCGTCGCCCTGGTCGTCCTCACCGCGCTGATCGGGATGCTCCTGGTCCGGGCCGAGGGCCGCCACACCCTCCGGAAGATCCAGGGCAAACTCGCCCAGGGCGAGCCCCCGACCGACGAACTCATCGACGGCGGCCTGCTGCTGGTTTCCGGCGCGATGTTGCTGACGCCCGGTATCGTCACCGACCTCGTGGGTCTCGTGCTGGTCGTGCCGGTCACGCGCTATCCGGTCCGACTGGCCGCCAAGAAGTGGGTCGTCACGCCCTACGTCGACGCCAAGACCAGCGGCTTCGCCACCGGCAACGTCTACGTCGGCGGCTTCCCCGGCGGCGAGGGGCAGGGCCAGCCCGGCCCGGGACAGTCCGGACAGGGTTCCCAGGACACCTACGACGTGGACAGCGACTCCTACGACGTGGACGACGACTCCAAATAG